DNA from Prunus persica cultivar Lovell chromosome G6, Prunus_persica_NCBIv2, whole genome shotgun sequence:
AGAAAAATGGGTAGATGAGTGATTGAaggccagagagagagagagagagggggggaCAGAGATCTCTTTGAATAATGAAAAAACTGGGAGGGCAGCAGTGGAGAGACTAGAAGGGGATGCAGGGATCTCGTTAGAATGAGAAAAAGGATCACAACAGATGAATGGAACCATGAGAAAATCCAATCTACTTTGGTCAGACTGGAACCTGTATGGAAATCTGAATATTTCCCCACCAAAAAAATTCGAATTCTAAGGGCATACCTATATAACTCAGTTGCAACTGAACTGAAGCAGTGAATTCCTTATTCTGCAGAGGTTCCAAACAGGATGTGAAAGAAATTCAACTATTCCAGACAATCATACTTATAAAACTCCTCAAACTACACGGCCCATTTTATGTAGTTTATAGGGAAACAATAACATTTTGACCTTTTTGTAAGGGATGTGAATTACTATGTGATCCTTGCCCGACACTTTGACACCTCTTTTTTCTCAATGATAAAACTAAATACTCTGCTAGCCAAAGTGAGTACACCATGATTTGCGCTTATGTTTCTTTATGTTAAGCTTAGCTGTAACCCAAGGTTTCACACAGGAATTTTCAAATTCCATTTAATATTAATCCTATAAAGAGCTATATCCTTCACTAAATCTCTTGTGGACATATCCTTCCTAATCAATTCCACCAATGCCATTCTTGGTATCCATCTACTGTTCAATTCTCCTCCTTGCCTTATTCTTTCACAGAGTGCATTTGTATCTTCACATTGTATATGACCAGAAAATCATAAATTCCCTCATTTTATCATCAATCGAAGCCACCCCTACCTCAGAATGAATATCCACATCCACCTCAACGTCCTCATCTACTTTAATTGGATGTAAAATAATGTCAATAATGTCAAAtgtatacaaaaaataaaataatgtataCTATCATGCATATCAGCCAAAATAATGCATGTCAAACAAACTTAGCTTACAAGATTCAGATCACCCTTTTTCAAGTGGTGGCCTAACTATCAAGTAAATGATACATAGATATGATCATAAATCAAATGAAGatgaaaatgagagaaaacaCCATGAAATCTATTAGAGATAACTTGAATGAAAAGGCAAAATTtgataaaccaaaaaataaataaatctaagATATAATTTTACATATTAAATTACCTGATATGGTGTCCAATGCTAATAAGTCATAATCTGAAACAAGACCGACCTGCATCAAAAAAAGTACCACTGTATATTAGTTGCTCAATCATATAAGCACAAATCAAGAAACAGATACTGACTAAACAATGAGGATGGTCACAACTtctcagaaaaagaaagacgTTTTTGTTTCTATAACATTAACATGAGAAAACGCAGGAAATTCCATTGGGGTTGCGAAATAGACATATGTGTGTTTGCTTGAATGCAGGCCGCATGCATACACTATTATGCTGAGCATATTGCAGATATGTTTCAAAACGAACAAAGCAGGTGTGTGAATTCTTGATGCTTGAGGTCATAACAAAATCCTGAACCAACCAGGGGGAGGAGAGCAATGCTCCACGAGAAAAAAATTCCTGGTCCATTCACCGTTCCAATGTGAATACCTAATCCTCACTTACAATCAGAATTACATAATGTACCTTAAGTAAGACaatacttttttcttcttctttttggtttaCAAGTAAGACAAGACTTTGATATATAAGTTCAAACATCGCAAATTGGAAATCATTTGAAAGTCTGGTActgaaatttgaaagagaATACATGGAAACACAAAGTGTTGGAGAAAGAAGGGAGATGAAAAGTGAAGACCTACCAATTTCCAGTCGTCGTCGATCACTGGAAAACCAGTGATTCTGTTTTCTACAAGAAGTTCTATAGCTGTAGGCATAAAAGCTAATTccatcagaaaatgaaaaatctaCAAAACTGCACTAATAAGCTTCACCTCATACAACAAATAGTACCTTCATCTACAGTAGTTGTGGGCTTAACCACACGCAAATCCTTTCTAGGCGTCATAAAATCGCCAACTACATGAATTCCATTCTTTTCCTGCACATTATCAGGTAAACCAGACGCAATTCTGCCCATCACAACAAGTGATCCAATTCTAGCCAAAGACACAAATTAAGCtacattttcaaaatttcaaccgtTTGAATTCGATTTGATCAAACACCTTCAATTACAAATTCTAATCAAAATTACTCAGATGAAATTCGGAGAACGGAGTGGATCAGAAAAAAATACCGGTACGGAATTAGACGTCAAGGCGGCGCTGGCGGTGACATTGAAGGACCTCCGGAGCCCCAAAGCGCGACACGTGGCGACGGAGATTGAGAATAGGCGTCGGTCTGGACGGCATAGCAGCAGGCACGGCAGCCGATTAGCCGGAGAAGAAACGGAAGCTGTGGAATTAGGCAGGAGTGAAGGTTCTGGAACGAAAATCGAGGCCATGGCTGTGTCTAGTGGTGCTGGCAAGCAattgtgttttggttttgtttatcAGCTGCGCGGCCTGCAGAGTAACCGCCCTGGGATCGAGACCGCGCTAGCTGTTAAATAGTAACGGATTTAAAAACTAATTTGACTGAGCTGACTAGGTTGCTACGTGGCACTCTCCGGTTTCAGGGTGGGCCAGAGAGGCGATCTGACGGTGGAAATTGCGTTATCAGTTGTGATTGGGTTTGGCATCACTCATAGGGAGAAATTATACAATAGTACAGATATACCACGTCAATTTATAGTACTCCCACTCAAATATTGTTATatgttcatttttaaaatttaattattttcttttttacggTTGGGcttcttaatttttatattttgaaatagaaaaaaaaaaattaaagacttgataataaatttatatattaaaccCAACAGTCCTCTTCTATTAagggattcctcaaataattttatttgagggacgccctttagggtattctacaatttttttctcaataattcaaaccatctattttttagttattcattcatagatcatccttacaaaaaattagacaaattggaaacctttttgacatccaattgtgtcttacaaaatcaatgaacacggtgttttaagaaagtactaaaatttcaataactcaattgagtggtcaaatgatatcggattcaagtgattttttgtagagatgatctttcaatgagtatctacaaaataaacggtttggattagtgaaatacaattcggagtggggcctacaaggggtatccctcaaatttaagggatccctcaataaaagCTCTCTGTTAaacccaatatatatatataaaagagtaTTGCCCCAACCGCAGCACCACTCCAACCCAACGAACCTAATCCCTAGTACCTGCCATGATCAAAGGGACTCTTGATTTGGAGTTAACACTTTGTCCTCAGTCCACTCCCGCCCGCCTAACCAAATACTCTAACGCCGATTGGGCCGGTTGCCCCGACTCTTGCCGCTCCACCACCGGCTACTTGATATACTTGGGTAGCAATCTGATCTCCTGGTGTTCCAAAAAGTAGCCCACAGTATCCCACTCCAACACATAATCTGAATACTGGTCCTTAGCCCATGCGTGTGTCGAGAAAACCTAGTTGTCTTATCTGCTCGTCGAACTTGGTGTTCATctccaatttccaatttctcaGCACTGCGACAATCTCTCTGCCACATACTTGGCAGCCAATCCCCTTTTTCACACTCGTACTCGTCATATCGAGCTCGATTATCACTTTGTGCGAGAAAAGGTCTCCTTAGGCAGCCACTGAGTCTGTTTCATCCCTTCCATTGATCAACTTACCGATCTTCTCACCAAACCTTTTCACAAACCGTGTCATCATCTCCTTCGTTCCAAACTCGTCCGGCCTTGCCCGTCCAGTTTGCGGGGGGTGTTAGTGCAGCAATCAAGCCCAGTCAACTCTCCTCCAATTCCTCTACAAGATCTTCTCCTTCATTGCCTTGATCAGATAATAGCTGTCACTGATTCTAATTACTgattaattgtaattgattgtaTTTCATATTTCTTACCTTTTGTATATCTACTAAAGTGTGTATATAAGCTGTATCAATGCTAATGAAATATTGATCGGGAAATTCTCCTTTACAGTAATCTAGCTTATgcacttattttatttcaagttTTAATCTAAAGACTCTAATGGAAAGTCAAGCACAAACATGACTAGCATATAATCGCTTTTTAAAATCccatctttttaaaattactctAAACTAATCTAATCACTCAACAAAGAGACCTGAACTACTTTAACAAGCCCAACAATTGCGTCATAGGAAGAACAATGGATAAAGCCTAGGAAGAACAATGGACCCCCGCAGTTCATCATATTACTCTTTTGTTTGGTTATACAACTCATTTGCTCGTATGAATCAAGTAGGGAGGGCCAAAGGTGCAAATCTTGAATCATACGCTTacaaattttaactaaaaataacaaaataaataaaaaagcatcTAGACTTAAAACTAAGAATGCCAATAATGCCCATGTGAAAAAAGCCTCTTTTAGCTTCACGACAAACACTCTTCTTCAGTGTTCACGGCCCCACTTAATATTTCCCCTTTCACTTTTTCATAACAAGAATGATCATATAAAACAAGCAACCCCAAGCTAAAATCTCTGGCTTTTCTCTATTGTTGAGATGGGAGGTTGTTTGTTGCCCCTGTCTGTACAAAATCCCTGCCATTtgatatacatgtatattacaagtgatattgagaaagggttttttttttatacaagtgattattatttttttggcacACCATGAAGATTCGAATATGAAACTACTAATCCGTAAGAAAATACACTTTTTTACTGGACTATACCCCGTTGGCATTCTgcaatttaattagttgagtTTCACATATCAAAGTTTATTTCTAATCACAAAATATTTTCAGCATGCTAATGTAATGGTTTCAAGGTTTTGGTAAATTGAGGCCACacttttttgaactttgtatTTGGGCTGCAAAAAAGTCCCCCCAAGAATACTCCTTTTTGTTAGACAACTGAgagattgagcccaaatagAAACTTATAGCATATGGTATGTTGTAATTGGACAAAACATGTTACTCATTGTGTCACGTGACAAGTTAATCTCTATTGAAGTAGTAAACTAGTAGTGCATGCGTTAGACGTATTGTAAGATCATATTAAATATTTCCAAGATAGATAATTATGCAAGAGATGATTGTCCTAATTACCCCATCAAATCCGAATTTTCATTCTCACATTAAATCTTAAGCCTTCTAGCACGTGCATCACGGATGCCAATTAGGGGTGGACATGAGTTGAATTAAGTCGGTTTTGGTCCCAATTCATATATAGTTGTTTATGATTTATTGGACTCAAAATCCGCTTATTATTAAGCTAACCCAACCCTTTTGTGATCGGGTTGGGCGGATCGGTCGAGTTAACTCAAAATTAAGTTACTTTTAAGTTTTGGTTCCAACTCGTGAGCGGTTTATGATTTCTTAGACCTAATACTAGCTTATTATTAGACCAATTCAACCCAACCCAATCATCTAATGATTGAGTTGACCCAAAATTGCGTCCACGCCTAATCCCAAttggctttttatttattgagaaattatattttcataaattgttttatttcttaacattttgattaattaatggtATTATTGAGATTATATATAGATGACATAATATCCTTCAACTAGTTATCAAATCAATTCACCCATAGTTTTTTGGAATAAAATGCACTTTTAACCGGATGAAATATGCATGGTAAATGTACaatgtaaaaagaaaaggcaataatttcatcaacaaaaaaagaagaagaaaatgcaaTAAACTGAAATACATCCTCGAACTCTCCAAGCAACTTCTATgtaaaaggaagaagaaaaaattacatagaatCTCCAAATCGTTACAGTTAATGGTGTTAATAATACTTCTTGCGACCTAAATCTAAATGGCATACTCGTTCGATATTTACagcaacattttttttaaaacttcgGGTAAGATGATGCACTGATTTCATATACCCGTCAACGTTTTGGTCATGTAAAGGTTGATGATGAAATTGGATGCACTCATTTCTGTTGTGTCTCAGCCTCAAATTTAAACAAGCATTCTTTTCTTCTAATCCTCTGATCCTTTTTAAATTGCAAGCCATGCTCTTCTCAAGAGAAGCAAGACGACAATGCAGCCGGTCTATCACAAAGGCAAGCAATAGAGACAACACAATGAGAGTGGTTTCAAGACTCAAATGGCCCATCATCCCACGCTTCTGAATCATCACGAGAAAGATGATATTCCCCACGACTATCAGCATAGCGGTCCCATAGCAGCTGCGGTTGATCTCATTGAGGCTCGATATCTTCGTCTTTTTTAAAGGCGCCTCGAGCAAAACTAAGAGCATGAGAACCATATCAATTAAAATCGTGAGTAGTACTACCGGAACCATAGTGGAGTTGGAAGGTTTAGAGTGTATGTGTTTAGGTATATTTATATGTTGAAGTTACGTACATATTTTTATACATAGGTTGTATTTATAGAAGAAACTCTATCCTAGAGTTATTAGGAGACCTATTTTTGTAAGGAATTTAAATGGGCCGGGTCAATACTATCAAAAATTTATGGTGGTTTGTGAATTGGATCAACCAACGGGCCCAAGCCCACTCTCTCACTTTCCATCTCTGTCTCTCAACGTTGTTTGGCAGATCGATGGGAATCTCTTCGGAGATTTTgtccccccccaaaaaaaaaaacaaagagagatcCCATTATCTCATTGGAGATCTTTGGAGGTTTCAGAAAAGatttaaatatgtttttcCTATTTGAGGGAAGTACACGAAGGCCTACCGCAAATCTGTCTCTTGGTT
Protein-coding regions in this window:
- the LOC18772961 gene encoding CBS domain-containing protein CBSX1, chloroplastic isoform X2, which gives rise to MASIFVPEPSLLPNSTASVSSPANRLPCLLLCRPDRRLFSISVATCRALGLRRSFNVTASAALTSNSVPEKNGIHVVGDFMTPRKDLRVVKPTTTVDEAIELLVENRITGFPVIDDDWKLVGLVSDYDLLALDTISGQGRTDNSMFPEVDSSWKTFNEVQNLLSKTNGQVVGDLMTPAPVVVSETTNLEDVARLLLETKYRRLPVVDDSGRNYYKRKHHKSSPSNKTC
- the LOC18772961 gene encoding CBS domain-containing protein CBSX1, chloroplastic isoform X1, with the translated sequence MASIFVPEPSLLPNSTASVSSPANRLPCLLLCRPDRRLFSISVATCRALGLRRSFNVTASAALTSNSVPEKNGIHVVGDFMTPRKDLRVVKPTTTVDEAIELLVENRITGFPVIDDDWKLVGLVSDYDLLALDTISGQGRTDNSMFPEVDSSWKTFNEVQNLLSKTNGQVVGDLMTPAPVVVSETTNLEDVARLLLETKYRRLPVVDDSGKLVGIITRGNIIRAALQIKHASESKT